The Arachis duranensis cultivar V14167 chromosome 2, aradu.V14167.gnm2.J7QH, whole genome shotgun sequence genome has a window encoding:
- the LOC107473881 gene encoding auxin-responsive protein IAA11: protein MQGVTIIPTGGSGGGSTMSSTLSKEDTNLVLSSEDSSCPEDSELLELGLGLGLSHHHKPARKSHSHHHHHARILTAKDFPSSASASSSSSSSPPSSSLSRVNNNTTTSTSGTKRTAESVAAANNGPSPVVGWPPLRRPYRVNSFNHSKSPATEVFNSNSEKSKSSETDVLRKNADNTNGNNNNIDTKEKRNFRSSLFVKVNMDGIAIGRKVDLSVHSSYETLAQTLEDMFRESTTAITFNGSNGEDFGILVGGDQHSKLLDGSSKFVLTYEDKDGDWMLVGDVPWGMFLSSVRRLRIMRTSEANGNGLAPMLEEKNCRQKSKPI from the exons ATGCAGGGTGTTACTATTATTCCTACTGGCGGTAGTGGTGGTGGTTCTACCATGTCTTCTACTTTGTCAAAGGAAGACACAAACTTGGTTCTTTCTTCTGAGGACTCTTCTTGCCCTGAAGATTCTGAGTTGCTTGAACTTGGTCTTGGATTAGGCCTTTCTCATCATCATAAACCTGCTCGTAAATCACACagtcaccatcatcatcatgctaGAATTTTGACCGCTAAGGATTTTCCTTCTTCAGCTTCAGCTTCTtcctcatcttcatcttcacctccttcttcttctttgagcaGGGTAAACAACAACACTACCACCTCCACTTCTGGCACCAAGAGAACTGCTGAGTCTGTTGCTGCTGCTAATAATGGACCTAG TCCGGTAGTTGGATGGCCTCCCCTCAGAAGACCATACAGAGTGAATAGCTTTAATCATTCAAAATCTCCAGCCACCGAGGTGTTCAACTCAAATTCCGAGAAGAGTAAGAGCAGCGAAACTGATGTGCTAAGGAAGAATGCTGATAATACCAATGGTAATAACAACAACATTGataccaaagaaaaaagaaacttcCGGAGTTCCTTGTTTGTCAAGGTAAATATGGACGGGATAGCGATTGGAAGGAAGGTCGATTTGAGTGTCCATAGTTCTTATGAAACCTTAGCTCAAACATTGGAGGATATGTTTAGAGAATCAACTACAGCAATCACTTTCAATG GATCAAACGGAGAAGACTTCGGTATTCTTGTTGGAGGAGATCAACACTCAAAATTGCTGGATGGTTCTTCGAAGTTTGTGCTAACTTATGAAGACAAGGATGGAGATTGGATGCTTGTTGGAGATGTTCCTTGGGG GATGTTCCTTAGCTCAGTGAGGAGGCTTAGAATCATGAGAACATCTGAGGCCAATGGAAATGGACTTG CACCAATGTTGGAAGAAAAGAACTGCAGACAGAAAAGCAAGCCCATATAG